A DNA window from Aureibaculum sp. 2308TA14-22 contains the following coding sequences:
- a CDS encoding AIR synthase related protein, which yields MSSSSDQRYNLRGVSASKEDVHKAISNIDKGLFPKAFCKIVPDYLTNDNDYCLVMHADGAGTKSSLAYMYWKETGDISVWKGIAQDALIMNIDDLLCVGATDNIILSSTIGRNKNLIPGEVISAIINGTEELISDLEKHGVTIKSTGGETADVGDLVRTIIVDSTVTARMKRSDVIDNANIKAGDVIVGLSSFGQATYETEYNGGMGSNGLTSARHDVFGKYLADKYPESYDHAVPEDLVYSGNVKLTDTIENSPIDAGKLVLSPTRTYAPIISEILKKHRSQISGMVHCSGGAQTKILHFIDNLHIIKDNLFDIPPLFQLIQEQSNTDWKEMYQVFNCGHRMELYLPEKIAEDIIKISNSFNVDAQIIGKVGASPSKKLTIKSEFGTFVY from the coding sequence ATGAGTTCATCTTCAGACCAACGATATAACCTCAGAGGCGTTTCTGCATCAAAAGAAGATGTACACAAAGCCATAAGTAATATAGACAAAGGGCTTTTCCCAAAAGCATTCTGTAAAATAGTCCCCGATTACCTGACCAATGATAATGATTATTGTCTTGTTATGCATGCCGACGGGGCGGGAACAAAATCGTCATTAGCCTATATGTATTGGAAGGAAACGGGAGACATTTCTGTATGGAAAGGCATAGCCCAAGACGCATTGATTATGAATATTGATGATTTACTTTGTGTTGGGGCAACTGATAATATAATATTGTCTTCAACAATTGGTCGGAATAAAAATTTAATACCTGGAGAAGTAATTTCTGCCATAATCAACGGTACCGAAGAATTGATTTCCGATTTAGAAAAACACGGTGTTACCATAAAATCTACCGGAGGCGAAACTGCAGATGTAGGTGACTTGGTCAGAACTATTATCGTGGACTCTACAGTTACCGCAAGAATGAAGCGTAGTGATGTGATCGATAACGCCAATATTAAAGCCGGCGATGTCATTGTTGGGCTTTCTTCTTTTGGTCAGGCAACTTACGAAACCGAATACAATGGCGGAATGGGCAGTAACGGCCTAACTTCTGCCCGTCATGATGTTTTTGGAAAGTATTTGGCTGACAAATATCCTGAAAGTTATGACCATGCCGTACCAGAAGATTTGGTATATTCTGGCAATGTAAAACTTACGGATACTATAGAAAATTCGCCAATAGATGCGGGTAAGCTGGTACTTTCTCCAACAAGAACTTACGCACCTATTATCAGTGAAATATTGAAAAAACACCGTTCTCAAATCAGTGGAATGGTACATTGCAGTGGTGGTGCCCAAACCAAAATTTTACATTTTATCGACAATTTACATATCATAAAAGACAATTTGTTTGACATACCTCCTTTATTCCAATTGATTCAAGAACAATCAAATACGGATTGGAAAGAAATGTATCAGGTATTTAATTGCGGCCACAGAATGGAATTGTACCTACCTGAAAAAATAGCTGAGGATATTATAAAAATTTCTAATTCTTTTAATGTTGACGCTCAAATTATTGGAAAAGTTGGGGCTTCTCCAAGCAAAAAACTAACTATTAAAAGTGAATTTGGTACATTTGTGTACTAA